One Sparus aurata chromosome 5, fSpaAur1.1, whole genome shotgun sequence genomic window carries:
- the LOC115581658 gene encoding uncharacterized protein LOC115581658: MASHTCRFCLGVMDPRDGHRECPSCLGIAHVLEDVANPCAAAVELPREERACRAKRLELSVCAGAAQPDPSQFSEEGVHAPKTRSRKRKHERTPNRKRRRGSGEKQAVQPPDDPVDAPGGQGAHGDTQLQILAAIRGLSERLGRVEAQWPAMTGTPGEEHLKEPSPDELPSGQGDGGDTPDVISLYARDSPFGSGEQSDIAGSDEQLRSSAVEGMSNLSPAGGGESSAIDIISKIMSAAKIVGLNIPVVAPAPMDGVWAGISHSQHPISVPVAADYLHMLRKSWNAPSGAPQFNAGCRRLTKVMYAPDTGMGDMPPVEREMAALTSLGPERVTANPRCPVKECEKTDRLVCRSYNAATRAARSGGRFGWRRHPFQRTLGRSSQTCQLCLHAFFILMLRACWTKLNSLAALEIVCGAPLAEPRLPGMVLGVPSIQTIPLALARSRGGSMLVSRPLVIHNRRHAGSSGFSPVLPVKRGPTGDAPPGVRDDRLGPHRGGGSAAAVSSQLCLDSWEERVLDPWVLATVSTGYRIQFRRRPPPFSGVRMTTVRDPVQEKILAGEIATLLQKDAIMRVEPSEQLAGFYSLYFLVSKKDGGLRPILDLRRLNAFIKVLPFKMLTTSQILEAVEKGDWFTSVDLRDAYFHVPICPDHRPFLRFAFQGRAYQFKVLPFGLSLSPRVFTRVIGAALRPLQLSGMKILPYLDDWLICAPSHDQVLRDTGLVLSHIQSLGLKVNWTKTNLEPGQQVVFVGLRLDSVAMSVSLTSQRVGNILALLSHFRLGKRLELVQFQRLLGMISAAVAVVPLGLLRARPLQRWFNALGLHPKLHRRAKVRVTHTFLRALRPWRDTRLLLQGVPLGNIPSRRTVVTTDASLTGWGAVWEHRMVRGVWEPPWGEEHINVLELRAVFLALKALLPSIQGRHVLVRTDSSSTVFHVNHQGGTFCFGRLNI; encoded by the exons ATGGCCTCTCATACCTGCCGCTTTTGCCTGGGTGTTATGGACCCCCGTGATGGCCATCGGGAGTGCCCCTCCTGTTTGGGCATTGCCCATGTGTTGGAGGATGTTGCCAACCCCTGTGCAGCGGCAGTCGAGCTGCCCAGGGAAGAACGGGCTTGCAGGGCCAAACGACTGGAACTGTCTGTTTGTGCAGGGGCTGCGCAACCTGACCCTTCCCAGTTCAGTGAGGAGGGCGTGCATGCTCCTAAGACACGCTCTCGGAAGCGCAAACATGAACGCACCCCTAACCGTAAGAGAAGGCGTGGCTCTGGTGAGAAGCAGGCGGTCCAGCCCCCTGATGACCCTGTGGATGCTCCGGGTGGCCAGGGTGCCCATGGAGACACCCAATTGCAAATCCTGGCTGCCATACGTGGTCTGTCAGAGAGATTGGGCAGAGTGGAGGCCCAGTGGCCCGCCATGACAGGCACGCCGGGGGAGGAGCACTTGAAGGAGCCCTCCCCTGATGAGTTGCCCTCTGGTcagggagatggaggtgatACTCCGGACGTCATCTCCCTGTATGCACGGGACTCACCTTTTGGGAGCGGCGAACAGTCTGACATTGCTGGTTCAGACGAGCAGCTCAGGTCCTCTGCGGTTGAGGGGATGTCTAACCTCAGCCCAGCTGGCGGGGGCGAGTCTTCTGCCATCGACATAATTTCCAAAATTATGAGTGCGGCGAAGATTGTGGGACTCAACATCCCAGTTGTGGCACCTGCTCCGATGGACGGTGTGTGGGCTGGTATTTCCCACTCTCAGCACCCCATATCTGTTCCTGTGGCAGCAGATTATTTGCACATGCTCAGAAAATCTTGGAATGCCCCGAGTGGTGCACCTCAATTCAACGCTGGATGCCGGAGGCTGACGAAGGTCATGTACGCTCCTGACACCGGCATGGGGGACATGCCCCCGGTTGAGAGGGAGATGGCGGCCCTTACGTCTCTAGGCCCAGAACGGGTGACCGCTAACCCTCGCTGTCCTGTAAAGGAATGCGAAAAGACCGACCGCCTGGTGTGTCGTTCTTACAATGCTGCCACCCGGGCTGCCCGCTCCG GAGGCAGATTTGGTTGGCGCAGACATCCCTTCCAGAGAACATTAGGAAGGAGCTCACAAACATGCCAATTGTGCCTGCACGCGTTTTTCATCCTGATGCTCAGGGCGTGTTGGACAAAGCTGAACAGTCTCGCCGCACTAGAGATTGTGTGCGGCGCACCTTTAGCAGAACCACGGCTCCCAGGTATGGTTCTAGGGGTCCCCAGCATTCAAACCATCCCCCTGGCGCTCGCCAGGAGCCGTGGCGGCAGCATGCTGGTTTCCCGGCCTCTGGTAATACACAACCGCCGTCACGCCGGCAGCAGCGGTTTCAGCCCCGTCCTCCCAGTAAAGAGGGGTCCCACAGGAGACGCCCCCCCAGGGGTACGGGACGACAGGCTGGGGCCCCATAGGGGTGGGGGGTCGGCCGCCGCAGTTTCCTCCCAGCTTTGCCTGGACAGCTGGGAGGAAAGGGTTTTGGACCCCTGGGTGCTGGCTACAGTATCCACAGGGTACAGGATCCAGTTTCGGCGGCGACCCCCCCCTTTCTCCGGGGTCCGTATGACCACGGTCAGGGACCCAGTCCAGGAGAAAATTTTAGCAGGGGAAATTGCGACCCTTCTACAGAAGGATGCAATTATGAGGGTAGAGCCAAGCGAACAGCTCGCTGGCTTTTACTCTCTGTACTTCCTCGTGTCAAAAAAAGATGGAGGCCTACGCCCCATCTTGGACCTCAGACGCTTAAATGCTTTCATAAAGGTTTTGCCCTTCAAGATGCTGACCACGAGTCAGATCTTGGAGGCTGTGGAAAAGGGGGATTGGTTCACATCAGTGGATCTAAGGGACGCTTATTTCCACGTGCCCATCTGCCCAGACCACAGACCTTTTCTCCGCTTTGCCTTCCAGGGACGGGCCTACCAGTTCAAGGTCCTCCCATTTGGCCTTTCCCTCTCACCAAGGGTCTTTACCAGGGTGATTGGAGCAGCTCTGCGCCCTCTCCAGCTGTCGGGTATGAAAATCCTCCCGTATTTGGACGACTGGCTGATCTGTGCCCCATCCCACGACCAAGTTCTACGGGATACGGGTTTGGTTCTCTCCCACATCCAGTCCCTGGGGCTCAAAGTGAACTGGACGAAAACCAACCTGGAGCCAGGTCAGCAGGTGGTCTTTGTCGGGCTGCGCCTGGACTCTGTCGCAATGTCCGTGTCACTCACCTCTCAGAGGGTGGGGAACATCCTGGCCCTTCTGTCCCATTTTCGCCTCGGCAAGAGGCTGGAGTTGGTCCAGTTCCAGAGGCTGTTGGGCATGATCTCGGCTGCAGTGGCCGTTGTTCCTCTTGGTCTCCTCAGGGCTCGGCCTTTGCAGAGATGGTTCAATGCTCTCGGCCTCCACCCGAAATTACACAGACGTGCAAAGGTTCGGGTGACACACACGTTTCTCCGGGCTTTGCGCCCATGGAGGGACACGAGGCTCCTTCTCCAGGGTGTCCCCCTTGGGAATATTCCTTCGAGAAGGACGGTGGTAACCACAGATGCCTCCCTGACAGGGTGGGGAGCAGTGTGGGAACACAGGATGGTGCGTGGTGTCTGGGAACCCCCTTGGGGGGAGGAGCACATCAACGTCTTGGAACTGAGGGCAGTTTTCCTGGCGTTGAAGGCgctccttccttccatccagGGCAGGCATGTCCTGGTACGCACGGACAGTTCCTCCACGGTGTTCCATGTGAACCACCAGGGGGGCAC CTTCTGTTTTGGGCGGCTCAACATCTAG